In Mercenaria mercenaria strain notata chromosome 13, MADL_Memer_1, whole genome shotgun sequence, a single window of DNA contains:
- the LOC123529736 gene encoding mucin-17-like: MDQQLVEREACSKCHTSVEIETFDDIEPGDHISIRGEYFSKRKSRCIVKNLYTHHAIVNEVKQKTKDSRGAIAEVFHVMPPGKDKTKSIIVKEEIALNVQRDNIKKISYGNNVAKTKENILRSANTKFEDARQPSVPLKLSTSPTNDTCQPSVSTALPTSPADNDCPPSVSTALPISPTDDDCQPYVSTALSTSPTDDDCQPYVSTALSTSQTNDDCQPYVSTALSISQTNDDCQPSVSTALATSPTDDDCQPYMSTALSTSPTDDDCQPYVSTALSTSQTNDDCQPYVSTALSISQTNDDCQPSVSTALATSPTDDDCQPYMSTALPISPTDDDCQPYVSTASSTSQTYHNCQPSVPTALSTSMTKDACQTPLSTTLSTISIKENTQHTQPTKEDSNLNEATFDNYQTYGTESTQANKQVENAPSNEKYRTLFNNCEHFCHSCCTDERESFQVYRYCTCLRHCGESLLYSIPKLIRFLLKVLILTTDDFIRNVYIAGGILLFLLIIYLILLCLTFKQKLFCFCCTRGAYCRLKMPCCYGSCCKLTEKQAWYCKRCHKRNKRLGCIRFVIISFFQGIGFAGLVVMIYYELDPKIYGWIGLGFSVLTMLVYTFVPSCLLSRHCSDCPKFIFGKCCC, from the coding sequence CAATTGGTGGAAAGAGAAGCGTGCTCAAAATGCCACACATCGGTAGAGATCGAAACATTTGATGACATTGAGCCTGGTGACCATATTTCTATTAGAGGTGAATACTTTTCCAAAAGGAAATCTAGATGCATTGTAAAGAACCTTTACACACATCATGCCATCGTAAATGAAgtgaaacagaaaacaaaagacAGTCGAGGAGCGATAGCTGAAGTGTTTCATGTTATGCCTCCTGgcaaagataaaacaaaaagtaTAATAGTAAAAGAAGAGATAGCACTTAATGTCCAAAGAGACAATATAAAAAAGATATCTTACGGAAACAATGTTGCTAAAACCAAAGAAAACATACTCCGAAGCGCAAACACCAAATTTGAAGACGCAAGGCAACCCTCCGTGCCATTGAAATTGTCAACCTCACCGACTAATGATACTTGCCAGCCATCCGTGTCTACGGCATTGCCAACCTCACCGGCGGATAATGATTGCCCGCCATCCGTGTCTACGGCATTGCCAATCTCACCGACAGATGATGATTGCCAGCCATATGTGTCGACGGCATTGTCAACCTCACCGACAGATGATGATTGCCAGCCATATGTGTCGACGGCATTGTCAACCTCACAGACAAATGATGATTGCCAGCCATACGTGTCCACGGCATTGTCAATCTCACAAACAAATGATGATTGCCAGCCATCCGTGTCGACAGCATTGGCAACCTCACCGACAGATGATGATTGCCAGCCATATATGTCGACGGCATTGTCAACCTCACCGACAGATGATGATTGCCAGCCATATGTGTCGACGGCATTGTCAACCTCACAGACAAATGATGATTGCCAGCCATACGTGTCCACGGCATTGTCAATCTCACAGACAAATGATGATTGCCAGCCATCCGTGTCGACAGCATTGGCAACCTCACCGACAGATGATGATTGCCAGCCATATATGTCGACGGCATTGCCAATCTCTCCAACAGATGATGATTGCCAGCCATACGTGTCGACGGCATCGTCAACCTCACAGACATATCATAATTGCCAGCCATCCGTGCCGACGGCATTGTCAACCTCAATGACAAAAGACGCATGTCAAACACCCTTGTCAACGACCCTGTCAACAATATCGATAAAAGAAAATACTCAACACACTCAGCCAACAAAAGAAGATTCAAATTTAAACGAAGCTACTTTTGATAACTATCAGACATACGGAACTGAATCAACTCAAGCCAACAAGCAAGTTGAAAATGCACCTAGCAACGAGAAGTATAGGACATTGTTTAACAATTGCGAacatttttgtcacagttgtTGTACAGATGAGCGAGAAAGTTTTCAAGTCTATAGATATTGTACCTGTTTGCGACACTGTGGTGAAAGCCTTCTTTACAGCATACCAAAGCTTATCAGATTTTTACTGAAGGTTTTGATACTAACTACGGATGATTTCATAAGGAATGTATATATAGCCGGTGGtatccttttatttttattaattatttatttgatattgttgtgtttaacgtTTAAGCAAAAACTATTCTGTTTTTGCTGTACAAGAGGGGCGTACTGTCGTTTGAAAATGCCATGTTGCTATGGCAGTTGTTGTAAACTAACCGAAAAACAAGCATGGTATTGTAAACGCTGCCATAAACGCAACAAGCGTCTCGGATGTATTAGGTTCgttataatttctttctttcaaggAATAGGTTTTGCAGGACTGGTCGTGATGATTTATTATGAACTTGATCCTAAGATCTATGGCTGGATCGGACTTGGATTCAGTGTTCTTACAATGCTGGTTTATACTTTTGTACCGTCTTGCCTTTTAAGTCGACATTGTTCAGATTGCCCCAAGTTTATTTTTGGCAAATGCTGCTGTTAA